The genomic interval TTGGTTCTTCTATAGTTgaattcaaaacacttttttctgaactcttccagATTCTGATTGACCCATTTGAGATCTGGACATTTGCTTTGCAACATCTGTTCAGACCCCAATGTTTACTACAGAACATGATTATTAGTTTACTCTAGTAAATTTTAGTGAAATGTTCCACTTTTTACTAATGACAGTTGACCTGATATTCATTCGTTCAAAAAACAGCAAGTCTTTGTCATATCTTGGCATAAATCAGCTTGGTGTTATAATCCACCTCTCTTAACCCTTAAGgtttctttcagttttggttGGTAAACTGGTTCACCTCAGAGTTCAGCATATTTCTCATTCTGTTTGGTAAACATCTCTCACCACATCCACCGAAACCTGTTACGCAAATAGGTCAGCATGGTCTGTTGTGGCatggtttttctttcattttcttcacattcaTACCATTTCTAAGAAGTGGTGTGTCCATGTGTACAGGTATGCAGCGTAATAATcactaaacaaacaaatgtgaacGTTATGCTGACATGTTTGTATAAAAGTATGTGAGAATCCCCCCAGAATCCTGTTTGCGCTTACTTTACTGtgtaatgaataaataaatttgctccaAGTTCTCAAACAATTTCTGAGGagctttgaataattaattaatcttttaCTTCTCATTCCTTAGAGCTGCTCAGATAGTTTCTTATTTGCAGGAAGATCAGGATTCATTGTTTCTCtgacagaaatgaaatgaaatgaaatgaaatgaaatgaaatgaaatttattcgaacatgatacaaatataaaaataaaatagtgcacagtaacaagaagtgcataagaaagaagagaaaatacagattttttgtttcagttaacatatcatgctcaaaatggggtaggaagaagtgagaacttataaactcctacccctaaacacttgagactttagagtcctactgtcattaaaaaaaatcaaaatcaaagtggcagtcagaagtaacagttactaatatttacctatacattttcccattttatgctggtttatctttctaaaccctgacaccaagttgttatcttcaatacacaccttaaATGGAGAGTACACCACCACAGAGGCCCCTTCGTTGGGTTTAACTGGATAGATAAAGATGAAGGTTGTTCAATTTTCATCCAAAAGTATTTCTGCCAcctgcaggacaaaaaaaatcttcttggTTGCTTGTAGAATATACTGTAATAGTTACAATTGCATTGTAGATCACGGGTTACCGAATGCTACAAAATCTGTGAAGAAACATTctagaatgtttttttcctcacttttattcactattcaataattattgcaTCCATTTAGTGTAAGACACCTTCTGATTTTAGGAAGCCATGAGTCCTTAGGGGTTTTTTGCAGCAGTGTTGTATTTTGGCACACATGCAAACTCGCGGTtgacatgaaaataatttcatttgctAGGAGATGGTACAGAGAGTTAAGGTTTAAGAAGATGCCTTGAAGGTGAATTGAGAGAACAATAATAATCTGACTGGGTTTAAGAGAAGCACCctagtgaaaaaaaatactttagtatatttcaaatatacttACATTTGTATAAGTACATTATAAGTatactaaatattaagtttactACCTATAAATGTATACGAAGTATCCTAAAAGTAAGCTTGTAccaattttgacattataactTATAACACACTTAAATATAATTGCaccaaaatacacttttaagaaatatattaaataaaagtatactttaagtgaacaaaatatgtatttgctcAAGTCTAAATATACACTTGCACaagtgtatatttaaaaaatatttaaaatatcctaAAAATATCTGTCAGAGATTGAGGGGAGGAGAAAGGACGTCCACTGTTTGCTCATTTCACAGCGAGCAAAAATGATGCGGAAAGGATCTTCTGAATAAGTTATACTTTTAAACTGAAACGATCTGCATATCTTATTTGCAGTAACATGTTCAGTGAGCATATTTATTGTTGAAATCATCTCGCGTCCCGACATGTCACTGCTTAGAAACTGTATGAAtgttaagaaaatgaaagaaaaaccatGTCGTGTCACCTGACCGCTGCGCTGGAATAACGCCCTTGGCACGACATGGTGACAATGTTTGCCAAACAGGCTGTAAAGGAATTTCTACCCTGTAATGGATTTTAGCTCCTTTAATTTAGAggctaaatgtaaaaaaaaaaaaaaaaccaccttAAAATTatgagtaaaatgaactttatAATGCTGACAAGATTAAGAGCCAAGAGAATTATAAGTTAAATACTAGAAAACACTTAAACATAcattctgtgtaaaaaaaaaaagagcaaaatccTAGTCTTAAAAGCATGAGCATTATCTTAATCTTAAGGAAGAACAGTAATTCAGCTGTTCTGAATatcatttaagactttttaactTTATGGATAACATGACAGATCATTTTACCaccaataaaaaagaaaaaaaaaattacatcaacacACCTAACATTGCTGAAAAGTGCGGCACGACCACTTATTTCTGCTGAAGACTGAAAACGtctgttgcagttttaatgCAACAGTGATCGAAATGAACTTGAATGCTATTGGCAAATTATAAGAAGTGTAAGTGTTGAGTGATTTCTTTAACATCAAAAGATTTCCCCAATGTCGTTGTCATGGTCAGTCGGGCTTTGAAACAAGATGCCCTCAGGCTGCAACAAAAGAATGAGTAGCAAGATGTAAGATCTTCATGGATTTGGTATTGCATCAAAGATCATGTGGTCTGTACTTTTGTGAGAACAGGTTTTCTAAAGACACAGACAGACTTCAAGAGTGAACCCCAGACATCTGCCTCCCCAGTGACATCCTCCATCTTGTTCTGGGGGATTCAAAGGCATTCCCTGGTCatttagaacaaaaatattctttattattccACTGAGCGAAAATTCAGATTCAGAAAATTCATCAACAGAAAAGGAACGTTTAGTCGTTAGCAGCAATAGCTCAGCCAATGCACCCCTCAAGGAAAGAACTACCCTGATGCAGTTTTTATGAAacaagggaaaagaaaaaaaaacagcagataaCATAAAGCTgtcagtcaaaatgacagaaaaataatgtaaaattggagggaaggaagaaaatgcagctgatCCAAGAGAAGTGGTTAGTTTGTCTTCCAGTAACCTACATAACTACAGGAGAACCAAAGCCAATCTAACTACCGTActtaaaaaggaaagttttaaacATAGTCTTAATAACAAATAACCCTTACAGGGTTTCTGCCTCACAGACTAAAACTGGGATAACTAACAATCGGCCTCCCATTCTACTTTCAGAAATTCTAGGAATcagcagaaaacctgcagagtAAAGGGCTCTGTTAGGAACATAAGAAACAATGTGCTCTCTGATGCATGATGGGGATTATGTGTGAGAagtatgattttatttctattctggAAACAGTAACTCAGTATTAATGTAGCCTTTccaccaaatactttttatgtaTTGGGAGAAAAATAGATATATggcttgttttttattattctactTGAGTAAACTGGAGTTATATTACACTTATTTGGTTACAGTGAACAAACTTTGTCTTAATCTTCTGATAAATTGACTTTGcatttctagaaaatattcaactgtaaataaaagtgaaagaagaaaaaaaataaataagtcacGTTAGATTCTTTTTATGTAGCAGTTTTGTTTCCAGAAGAACAGGTTTGCCAGGACTTGGTGAGGATGTTTGCCAAACAGACGCCAACGGGAAATTCTGTAACTCTGAAGAGAAAGTATATTTGAAGGTTCAGGGAGAATGGTAGTTAAGTGTGTAAGAATTTTAATAAGGTCTTAATTTTGTGCATATTTAACCAGATCATTTTTTTCACTAATAAAAAGAGCAGATGATAACTTTAATACCACTGAACTGTTACTAATAATAAAGGCCTCCTGCCACAGACCTGGTCAAAGTGAGCTATGCGTGCAGGTGtgtgtaaaaactgaaatgtctgGGTGTATTTGTCAGTGAaggataaattaatttttcagctttaaatataattttccaaACTTTATTTAACCATGATTAAAGTAGAAAAAGCAGTTATAAACGATTACAGATCACAGAgttagcaaaaacattttcatgctaTACAGAGAATACAGGATTCAGTGAAGTACTCTTATTACATATGAATGgtaatttattttgagaagaGCACCATCTGGTTATAGTGAAATGAAGTAAAAAGCTGGGAACTCCCAGAGGGAGGTGCCCAGGTGGACAggtaaaagtgaaagaaaaccgAAGTAATAAAAAGACAGGTATGATCACAGAGATCATAGAGAGATCCATCAGCTGCTCAGATTCTCATCTCTGACCAGGTGAGTCCCTTTTTCTTAATAAGAATTTTGTTATCTAgcattgttaaaaaatacaattcatctagaaagtattcacaccgcttcacttttttcacattttatcatgaCAGCCTTGTTCTAAATTGTATTaatctctttcctcaaaattacacataaattCTGACAACGTGGAAGAaagtttttgagattttttccaaatgcattaaaaacagaaaactaagaaataaCATGTAGTATTCACAACCTTTGCTTAATACTATGTTGATCCACCTTTGGCAGCAATTGCAACCGCaagtctgttttgttcttttaacatGTCCTGTCCAGTAGTGTCAGACTCTGAGATTCTCGTCTGTCAAGGTGAGGccagatttactttcacaagtggaGCATGTGAAAGTAAATCTAGCAAAATACATGTATGCATACGTGTGtataaaactttattagaaattgttttgggtttattttaaatgaaattaacacagaaatggaaaagaaaaaagagagagcgaAAGTTTGGGAAAAAGTTTTAAGGGAATTGGGATAAGCGTAGACAGAGCAGGAGTGggattcattttcagtttcatgtATTGCATGTAAACAAGTGCTTACTTGTGAAGTCTCTTTTATTTAAGTGACTTTAGGagttacttttgttttgattgacCATCAAGTGGACCTTAGGTAAATTCAGTTTTACCTAAGGTGTACAGTTAGTGATCATTGAAAACAGCCTGTATGCTCCCTTTAATTGTGTGTTAGTTCATTAAATAGTACAGCCACCACGAGCATCCGGCAAAGAATGAGGAGAGTTTTTCGGTCTTGGGTTTTTAATCGAGCTGAGAGAGGTTCTACAAGAAATACAgaatacaacaaaatgaaagttctTAGTTCTGCTCGCTATAAATGGTTATTTCCAATTTGTCCACCAGACAGCAGCAAGAGACTACAAATAAACCATAAAGTACATCATCCCAATCTTAACTCTACATTTTCATACATATATTTAAACTGCACAGGTATACAAATGCTGCTCGAATACTGATAACACttactttcattcatttactcGCTCTCAGTCTCTCGAACAACAGCTCAGAACGACCTCCAACTTCTTCAACTTTCTGCTAACACTGAACATGTGCTCTGATTATTAGCTTGAGATTACTCTGAACCAATCACAGCAAACATTACTCAGAACCAACCATAACAAACATTACTCAGGCGGCTTCCTGAACTCTTAAAGTGGTACACACAGATATATTAATTAGTCCATTTTCAACACAGCCTAATTTTTTTATACGGAAAAAAGGAAGCATGGTGAATACTGTCCAGATGCATTGCAGCTCTGTACAAATATACCTCAAAGCTTTTCTGTAGAGCTATAGCAAATTGTTAATGTGAAATGCAGTTGCACACTTTcctgttaaaaatgtttcaataaaacactAACCCTATCCTTACCCTAAGCAATTTACCTTCTTCTGTTTTAGCCAGACTTGAGCACCCTGGAGGATATGAACCCAGATCTCAGAGTGATTAGCCAAGTGGAAGATTCTTTTCTTGATCCTCTTCTATTTTctccaaatgaaaatgaaaagagtcTTGTCAAGCTGCTGCAAGGACTGGTCAGGAGTATTAAATGGAAACCTGAAGAAGTCAGTGAACTGTTCAATGCCCTTCTGCAGAGATTTGAGTCGGTGTGTAGAAATGACAGATCACATCTCCTCACATGGTTGCTCCAAATGTTGCACTGGATTCAAGTTAATTACATCACACCCACCTGGAGATCTAAATCAGGAAGAAACCTTCTGGAGTTGGTCAGAGACACGGCAATGACCAACGAAGCACTCAAGGCGTGTTTGGGAGACGATGAAGACAAAACCTTGGATGAGATTATTGAAGAAATCCGAGATGGAGAGTTGAACCAAGTTAATAATGAGCTGTTGGCCGAGGTCAGAGATATTGTCTCATCAGTTCAAGCAGATCTTAATTCAACCATTTCAGGATCACAGCTGACTGGCCTAAGAAAAGTCTTGCTGATTCTTTGTAAAGTAGCAGAAAGAACTCACTTCAGACCACGACTGACCCAGATGGTGAGCTGGTGTCTCATGGTTCTTTCCAAATCGGGGCGCCTCATTCAGGTCGGCACTGGAGAGGGGAAGTCCTGCATTGTGGCCATGTTTGCAGCCTATCGAGCtctgagaggagagaaagtcgACATCATGTCGAGTTCATCTGTTCTAGCAGAGAGAGACATGGAAGATTGGAAggatttttataaacttttaaagatCACCGTGGACTGTAACATCAACAAGCAAGACGAAGACTCAAAAAAATGCTATGAGAGCCAGATTGTTTATGGTACTGTTGATGAATTTGCTGGTGACTGGCTGCGGCATCATTTTCATAGGAAAGACATATTTGGCCAGAGGACATTCCAGTGTGCGATTGTGGATGAGGTGGATTCCTTGATGCTGGACAAAGGCCATCATGTAGTCTACTTAAGCAGTGACATGCCAGCTCTTCAGCATCTCAACCCTCTTCTAGCATTAATATGGGCCACTGCTAACCAGTACAGCAAGGTAGAATCAGGTCACATTGTCGAACAAAAATACCCCTTTCATCAAGTTGTATTAGAACAGATCAAGCAGGAAGGATTGGATGAGTTGACTGTTCTTCAAATAGCCGAGGAAACTGGTGTACTGGCCAATGGCACAGTCAAGGAAATACAGAGGAAACCAAATCTTTTGGATGAGAAAATTGCAACAACTGCAAATGTTCCAGCCGACAATCTGGTCAAGTTCTTTAGGACAGTGGAGACCAGATTCCCATCATGCCAGTTTGCTTTGCACAGCATCAACACAGATGGATCCGTAGAAGAGATAAATAGAAGACCACCAAGAGGAAGTGGTCAGAGACGAGTGTCTCTGCTTTTGAATGGTGGCTTCTGTCAATACATGTATCTTGATAAAAACAGTGTACTGAGAGCTACAGAAGAGGAAGTAAGGCGTTATCTGCATTTCACACCATGTGAGCTGAACAAGTCTGAAGGAAGTTGCTACATCccaggttttctttcagatcTAGTAGAATCTAAACTAAAGGTCTGGATTGAAAATGCATTCCATGCACAAAGCATGGAAAAAGATCATGAATATATCTTAGAAAGTCATGGAATTGTTCCTGTGGACTACAGCTGCACAGGGGTTGTGGAAAACTTCATGACATGGTGTGATGGTCTACAGCAATTTCTGGAAATGGAACATGTGTTTAAGTTGAGTGATATGAACATCATCACCAACTACATGTCCAACGTTGGTTTGCTTCAAAAGTACAAAAGTCAGATTTATGGACTGTCTGGGACTCTTGGACAACAAGCAGAGATTGAGACCATGAGGAAAATATATGAGGGTATCAAGACTTGCCAAATCCCTTCATACAAACGCAGAAAGCTGTTTGAGGTTCAAGGACTCATCATGACAAATGAAAGAAGATGGATCGAGAAAATATGTGAAGTTGTTGTTGAACAAAGTCAGTCTACAACCCATGTTGGTCAAAGAGCTGTACTAGTTGTCTGTGAGACTATTAAATTCGCAAATACTATTGATCAAGCTTTAAAAgagaaagtcaaaaataaaatgctttacataaacaacaacagagacAACAGTGCAATCTTTGCCAAGGAGTTAGGTGCTGGAGATGTTGTCATAGCTACAAACCTTGCTGGTCGTGGAACAGACTTTCAGGTTTCTGAATCAGTAAAAGATGCTGGGGGTCTATTTGTTGCCCAAACTTTCCTGCCTGCAAATGCTCGTGTGGAGGCTCAAGCCTTTGGTCGAGCAGGGAGACAGGGATCTCCAGGGTCTGCCCAGCTGATTATCTGTTCCAGGCATCTTACAAAGCCCCTACAATTACTGATTTTAACAAGAAACATTCTGtcttttattgaaaacattctCTCTCCCTCTTGTCAAAAGCTGTTTCTTCTGCAGTTGAGGCATTATCAGAGAAGCAACTCCTGGGAGGAAAGTCAAGATATTTCCTCACTGCTGAATCATGTTCTGGCTGAAAACTCCACTACAGATATGATGATTGTTAAAGAGATCAGAGATGCATCAGTTGCTGAAGAACTGTCAAACTACGTGGAGTGCCATCTtccagaaataaagaaaaaggaggagctCTTTGGGCAGTACCTAGAAACATTGGATCTGCTctacaaaagcaacaacaacaagccATCTGAATTAGATGTGTCTGCACTCAATGAGTTTTGGGGAATGTGGCTTCTTACAAAACTTAACATGGAACAGCCCATcactcaacagaaaaaaagcctaAAAGAGGACCTAGAAAAAGCAATGCAAAGACTCAAACAGAAAGAATCTCCTTTATCAAACCTCCACTACTACACTGCTTATGGCAGTgagctaaaagaaaagaaaaagctttctGAGAGTGTCAGCATGTTCACTAAAGCCATAAAACAGGACCCCTATTGGGCAGCAGTAGCATATTACAATCgtgctttttcatatttaaacagtCAGAACAAGAATCAGGACCCCGAGTGCCTCAGCCAGGCTCTGGAGGATTTGCAAAACGCATTTAAATCTCTTGACCTCTATTGTAAACAACTTAAGGTCACACATAAATATGGCAGACATGAAATTGTGGACGTTATGAGCTGTCACATCACCAGGTTTGATTTGCACCTAAATGCCAGAGCAAGTGTTCTCATGTCCTTAAAAGCCAATATTCATCAAGCTATAGAACAGATAAAAATGGTAAGCAGGATGGATGGTTTTCTTAAAGTAGAAGAGAATCTAGTGTACTTCTTGGCTCCCCCAGAGCACATTCTGACTGTGATGCTCTACATGACGCTATCAGAGGAACTTCATTCCAGTGACCCGCTGAAGAAACAGCAGTTCATCAGTAATCCCATCTTTGACATCTTTATGGAAATCAAGAATGTAGAATCTATGGGGCTGAGTCATATTTATACCTTAGAGTTATTGTCCTCTGGCTTTTTTTCAAGGATTCGTTCAAAATTACATAGGGTGGTGTTTGATTGAGCTAAATAACAGTGAATCTGTAACTAGCTAACCACAGATGATAACCAACAAtctaaatgtgaaattatttaatcttcagtttttgtatataatgtataaaaaaactttaacataaaataatatatagAGAGCAAAACCCCTAATTTCCCTAACTGATGATTTTACAAAACTCATATAGGTTATTGTTAAACACTCTCCATTTCTTCACCGTTAtgtcacaaaaagaaacacttaaagTCGACTTTTGATGCttttaaatctttgctttttatattttattcatttgtggACTATGAACTATATTTGTGTCTACTTGCAACTACAGCATATCTGAACCTGAACTACAAAAAGGctgcgagggaaaaaaaattacaggcTCACAAAATTGATTAGCGACCTTGTTTAGCAGTTTCACAGCAAATGCTGTGACGCAATAGACAAGAAAACATTATAGGCaacagagaaaactgaagactgaaaaatataccccccaaaaatagaaaaatatctaCACAACACAGGGAGAGAATAAACGTTATTTTTTGCACTCCTAGAcattcaaagtaaataaaattgagGGCTAAAAACAGTGAATTTTGCCTAAATGTCCCTTTTAAAAGACATGACCAGCAAtcagtagttttgttttttatgatttcatcTTCTATAAATATGCTgattcatttaagaaaaaaaaatgcatgtgaaACTTCAAATGAAGTCAAGAAAATTCTGTTTCAGAGGCCACATTTTCAAAGTgaagcaatttttttgtttttaccataaTTTTCAACCCAAGAAATGACAAATATACTCCCGCCTGGTAGACAAATGCAGAACTGAAGTTAATTTGCAGTTGAACAAAGCCTGATATTTATGCATATTTCCCCCAAGAAATATGCAACTGTAACAAAATGAAGTAAATTTGAATTGAATGTCTGTTAAACACACTAGgggcattttttcttttgctgctttgtaaagtAAGGAAAACGAAGAAATTACTTGGTGATGTACGATTGTTTCAGTTCATTGTTGAGGgtgcagaagaaaaacttaGGGTTTGCAGAAAACCCTACgattttcaactgttttagaTATAATGATTATCTTGGGAAGGTTCTCAAAAATTTCCAGCCATGTTCTAAAAGCTTGTAAAGAATGTGATTTTGTAACATAACCactatgtttgtgttttttctctaaataaatacattaaagagtAAATGTATCAAACTGTTTTGTGGAACAGTTGCTGTTATTTCATTGCTTAAATTATTCCGAATTTCCACTATCTAAAACTGATTtggggcagtatcatgctggTTTTAGGTGTGATTGAAATTAGTGAATTAAAAGGGGTGTGTGCGTCAGCGTGCAGCGGCGCAAGCGGAGAGGAAGACGAACACCATCAGATCTGTACAGCGGGAAATTTGACTTGATTGAATGcttaaaacatccatccatccattatctgaacacctttcttccctaatggggtcaggagagttgctggtgccaatctccagctgcgtcccgggcgagaggcagggcaacacagaaaacatacaggacaaacaaccatgcacacacacactcacacctagggagaatttagagagaccaattaacctgacagtcatgtttttggactgtgggaggaagccggagaacccggagagaacccaccatgcacagggagaacatgcaaactccttgtagaaagacccccggccgggaatcgaacccaggaccttcttgctgcaaggcaacagctctaccaactgcgccactgtgcagccctgcttaaaacaagtaaaaaaagaaaagaaatcaaagcgATAAAACAGCTATCAAAGTTCGCCCCAGCGCCGCAGATTGTGCATTTAGAAACCAGGTCGGAGCTTGCACCCAGGGAACGCTCCCGGTGAGATCAGGACTTTACTTGtctttttggggatttttggtGGTACCACTCTTTTTTCCTTATCTTTTTTGGGGGGCATTGACGTTTTGgacttttgctttttattatcaGGACTTTGGATTAAAACGGAGAAATACTTCCAGgactttgtttagttttttgagGATATGGAACTCCTTTGCGGACATtactctctttaaaaaaaaaagaacgggaaattttaaacatttaattattgagggtttttgtttggtttttttaactgaaattaaCCGAGtctatataattattttttgaggGATTTTTGGTTACTGAACAATAGATCAGTAATAAGAATAACTAATATTATTTCTTagtattgtgattttttttttataaatcattgttgctaaaaagcaacaaatttcaTATTGAGTggttggatatttttttttttatcaaattaagtGGTGTAACATATTTTACTTGATTCCTGTGACAGATCCCCCTTGAGTACATTGTGAGTTCCGCTTTAAATCAAGCTGaattttacaagtttatttttcattgtgtttgcagtttgtattcagctgttttattcaactttttgaACATATAAGGAGAAATGTACAAATGACAAATTGCATAATGttaacatgaaaataaagacaGTGGACGAGTTGTTCCTCTTTAAgcttttattgatatttaagtTTGCTTTTTAAGGATGTTCATTGTATTACACAGGGAAATGAGTCACACCAGtaaatttcagttatttttttgtagtttttttacttttgatcttttaattgttaattataTTACTCTCCCTTATACGCGCTAATGCTAAAAAAGTTACACAAGAACTAGCACACGGTTAACTAACTTGTGAGCACGTCGGGACATTAAACTAACACTtcacacagataaaaaaaaataaaataaaaaagacgtagaagaggaaaaaacagattGAAGTACAAATTAAGAGTCAGACAGAAGACAACATGGACAAGCATTTACAATCACACATCCCTGCTCAACTCTTTAGAAAGAAGTACCGCTGGACCTTTTCCTCCTGAAACCCTTTCGATTTCCTGAAATCAGAACCTGCCTCAAAACCAACAACACCCTGAATCcatgttacatttttctctGGTTTCCACTTCCTGCCATTATAACCTCCATCTTAAAGCTTTCCACGGACTTTCCCCCGTCATGCTCACCAATCACGGCTCGGCCTCTTTTTAAAAAGCGCTGGATAAGTAGAACCGGATCACACAAACACGAAACAGGCCGTCTCCACCCGACTCATTCAAATCTTatggtttaaaaatgtgaaaacgttcaTGGCCGCAGCCACATACaggctctttttctttttcagaaatataGTCAGGCTATTGGAAACATGGCACGGGGCAGTGGACAGCTTTGtgttgaaatattaaagtttagAGGGAGATCAGAGACACCAGATAAACGAGGCGCTGAAATTTGGCAGTTGGCTGTTACTTCCTAGCTGTAACAGGACAATTCAAGGTTCAGGC from Gambusia affinis linkage group LG18, SWU_Gaff_1.0, whole genome shotgun sequence carries:
- the LOC122820607 gene encoding protein translocase subunit SecA-like, with product MNPDLRVISQVEDSFLDPLLFSPNENEKSLVKLLQGLVRSIKWKPEEVSELFNALLQRFESVCRNDRSHLLTWLLQMLHWIQVNYITPTWRSKSGRNLLELVRDTAMTNEALKACLGDDEDKTLDEIIEEIRDGELNQVNNELLAEVRDIVSSVQADLNSTISGSQLTGLRKVLLILCKVAERTHFRPRLTQMVSWCLMVLSKSGRLIQVGTGEGKSCIVAMFAAYRALRGEKVDIMSSSSVLAERDMEDWKDFYKLLKITVDCNINKQDEDSKKCYESQIVYGTVDEFAGDWLRHHFHRKDIFGQRTFQCAIVDEVDSLMLDKGHHVVYLSSDMPALQHLNPLLALIWATANQYSKVESGHIVEQKYPFHQVVLEQIKQEGLDELTVLQIAEETGVLANGTVKEIQRKPNLLDEKIATTANVPADNLVKFFRTVETRFPSCQFALHSINTDGSVEEINRRPPRGSGQRRVSLLLNGGFCQYMYLDKNSVLRATEEEVRRYLHFTPCELNKSEGSCYIPGFLSDLVESKLKVWIENAFHAQSMEKDHEYILESHGIVPVDYSCTGVVENFMTWCDGLQQFLEMEHVFKLSDMNIITNYMSNVGLLQKYKSQIYGLSGTLGQQAEIETMRKIYEGIKTCQIPSYKRRKLFEVQGLIMTNERRWIEKICEVVVEQSQSTTHVGQRAVLVVCETIKFANTIDQALKEKVKNKMLYINNNRDNSAIFAKELGAGDVVIATNLAGRGTDFQVSESVKDAGGLFVAQTFLPANARVEAQAFGRAGRQGSPGSAQLIICSRHLTKPLQLLILTRNILSFIENILSPSCQKLFLLQLRHYQRSNSWEESQDISSLLNHVLAENSTTDMMIVKEIRDASVAEELSNYVECHLPEIKKKEELFGQYLETLDLLYKSNNNKPSELDVSALNEFWGMWLLTKLNMEQPITQQKKSLKEDLEKAMQRLKQKESPLSNLHYYTAYGSELKEKKKLSESVSMFTKAIKQDPYWAAVAYYNRAFSYLNSQNKNQDPECLSQALEDLQNAFKSLDLYCKQLKVTHKYGRHEIVDVMSCHITRFDLHLNARASVLMSLKANIHQAIEQIKMVSRMDGFLKVEENLVYFLAPPEHILTVMLYMTLSEELHSSDPLKKQQFISNPIFDIFMEIKNVESMGLSHIYTLELLSSGFFSRIRSKLHRVVFD